One genomic segment of bacterium includes these proteins:
- a CDS encoding ABC transporter permease, which yields MTSILFGIGDRTLAALANAGRGSLLLLDILKQLPQIPRMRRQVLEQMHIVAVGSLPLVLTTSIFVGAVTAVQAVYQMQAYVPMKFLGTVISKSVFIELGPVLVALVVGGRLCANYAAELGTMKVTEQLDALEMLAIDPMRYLAMPRFVATFLMLPVITVFADAIAIVSGYFVSVATMDVTISTFKEGLLMYFDLTDLFSGLLKSFFFGAIIALSGLYFGLNTRGGAEGVGNATMMAVVGSCLSVLVADYLLATFLFQIVFGK from the coding sequence ATGACATCCATCCTCTTCGGAATCGGCGACAGGACCCTGGCCGCCCTGGCCAACGCGGGCCGCGGCAGCCTGCTGCTGCTGGACATCCTGAAGCAGCTGCCCCAGATCCCCCGGATGCGCCGGCAGGTGCTCGAACAGATGCACATCGTGGCGGTGGGGTCGCTCCCGCTGGTCCTGACGACGTCGATCTTCGTGGGCGCGGTGACGGCGGTGCAGGCCGTCTACCAGATGCAGGCCTACGTCCCGATGAAGTTCCTCGGTACGGTCATCTCCAAGTCCGTCTTCATCGAGCTGGGGCCGGTGCTGGTGGCCCTGGTCGTCGGCGGGCGGCTGTGCGCCAACTACGCCGCCGAGCTGGGCACCATGAAGGTGACCGAGCAGCTCGACGCGCTGGAGATGCTGGCCATCGACCCGATGCGCTACCTGGCGATGCCGCGCTTCGTGGCGACGTTCCTGATGCTGCCGGTGATCACCGTCTTCGCCGACGCCATCGCCATCGTCAGCGGCTACTTCGTCTCGGTCGCGACCATGGACGTGACCATCAGCACCTTCAAGGAAGGCCTGCTGATGTACTTCGACCTGACCGACCTGTTCAGCGGGCTGCTGAAGTCCTTCTTCTTCGGCGCGATCATCGCCCTGTCCGGCCTCTACTTCGGCCTGAACACCCGCGGGGGCGCCGAGGGCGTGGGCAACGCGACGATGATGGCCGTGGTCGGCAGCTGCCTGAGCGTGCTGGTGGCGGACTACCTCCTGGCCACCTTCCTGTTCCAGATCGTCTTCGGGAAGTGA